From Nitrospinaceae bacterium, one genomic window encodes:
- the queA gene encoding tRNA preQ1(34) S-adenosylmethionine ribosyltransferase-isomerase QueA, producing the protein MNLKDFDYNLPPDAIARYPAERREDSRLLALPLAGGPLRHLGISDLPSELRAGDLLVLNDTRVVPWRLFGRRASVGGTPGGKVEMLLVRKEGEGIYRAMVSANRSLPGGERILLEGGREATLGPPGIERTIKFSDPDTLADWIEREGELPIPPYLNRRAEPLDRERYQTLFARAPGAIAAPTAGLHFGERLIEALKVEGIGMAFVTLHVGPGTFRPVKTDNIENHEMDSESYILPEETVKRIEETKKNGGRVIAVGTTVVRVLETAAENTSPLRAMAGETRLFIRPGHTFRVIDGLLTNFHLPRSTLLMLVAALAGRNRILEAYEEACDKNYRFYSYGDAMLLI; encoded by the coding sequence ATGAACCTCAAAGATTTCGACTACAACTTGCCCCCCGATGCCATCGCCAGGTACCCGGCAGAGCGACGAGAGGATTCGCGCCTGCTTGCCCTGCCCCTTGCGGGCGGGCCCCTGCGCCACCTGGGAATCAGCGATTTGCCTAGCGAGCTTCGCGCTGGCGATTTGTTGGTGCTCAACGATACGCGTGTCGTTCCCTGGCGGCTCTTTGGCCGCCGCGCCTCGGTGGGAGGGACCCCGGGCGGCAAGGTTGAGATGCTGCTTGTGCGGAAGGAGGGAGAGGGCATTTACCGAGCCATGGTCTCGGCCAATCGTTCTCTTCCCGGGGGCGAGCGGATACTTCTCGAAGGCGGCCGTGAAGCGACGCTAGGCCCCCCGGGCATAGAGCGGACGATCAAATTTTCAGATCCTGACACCTTGGCCGACTGGATAGAGCGCGAAGGCGAGCTTCCGATTCCCCCTTATTTAAACCGACGGGCGGAGCCGCTTGACCGTGAGCGCTACCAAACCCTCTTCGCCCGCGCCCCCGGCGCCATCGCTGCACCCACGGCCGGGCTCCACTTTGGCGAGCGGCTCATCGAGGCGCTAAAGGTTGAAGGCATCGGCATGGCTTTCGTTACGCTTCATGTCGGCCCCGGAACTTTTCGTCCCGTGAAAACCGATAACATTGAAAACCATGAAATGGATTCAGAATCATACATACTTCCCGAGGAGACGGTGAAGCGAATCGAGGAGACTAAAAAAAATGGCGGCAGAGTTATCGCTGTAGGCACAACAGTTGTCAGGGTGCTCGAAACGGCGGCAGAGAACACCTCACCACTCCGGGCGATGGCCGGGGAAACGCGTCTGTTCATTCGTCCCGGCCACACTTTTCGAGTGATTGATGGGCTTCTGACCAACTTCCACCTTCCGCGATCAACCTTGCTCATGTTGGTTGCCGCTTTGGCTGGACGTAATCGTATACTTG
- a CDS encoding RNA methyltransferase: MKRKPSYEKLDKFVVVLVQPKGGGNVGAIARAMSHFGLSTLRLVSPHCDPKSVEARSMAMSAQPLLARAEHFATLREALDDCEWAVATSRRLGRNRRPTMTPREGAAALLERAKGERVALVFGREDKGLRTDEVDLCQERLMIPTLSESESLNLSQAALLIFWELFSEKQAATEHPESASISHESDRLAPRDLIEGMVDHLVATLELIGFVPHHNPERVARSFRQLIDRIKPSLREVRMMRGVMRQIAWKTLHRDPAPSEDAPGEDGTSGELIEESPSLAAKRRARLIRNA; this comes from the coding sequence ATGAAACGCAAACCGTCATATGAAAAACTAGACAAATTCGTAGTAGTTCTCGTTCAACCCAAGGGCGGCGGAAACGTGGGGGCCATTGCTCGGGCAATGAGCCACTTCGGCCTCTCCACCCTCCGCCTCGTCTCCCCACACTGCGACCCAAAGAGCGTCGAGGCGCGCTCGATGGCCATGAGCGCCCAGCCTCTTCTTGCCCGTGCCGAGCACTTCGCAACCCTGCGAGAGGCACTGGATGACTGTGAATGGGCGGTGGCCACGTCCCGGCGTCTCGGGCGCAACAGAAGACCCACCATGACTCCGAGAGAGGGTGCTGCGGCACTCTTGGAACGAGCAAAGGGGGAAAGGGTCGCCCTCGTATTCGGGCGCGAGGATAAGGGCCTCAGGACGGACGAGGTTGACCTGTGCCAGGAGCGCCTGATGATCCCCACTCTCTCAGAGTCTGAGTCGCTCAATCTCTCGCAGGCAGCGCTCCTAATCTTCTGGGAGCTGTTTTCCGAAAAACAGGCCGCCACCGAGCACCCCGAGAGCGCCAGCATCTCCCACGAAAGCGACAGGCTCGCCCCCCGCGATTTAATTGAGGGCATGGTTGATCATTTGGTCGCCACCCTTGAGTTGATCGGTTTTGTTCCCCACCACAACCCCGAGCGTGTTGCCCGCTCTTTTCGCCAGCTCATTGACCGGATTAAACCGAGCCTCCGCGAGGTGCGCATGATGCGCGGTGTGATGCGCCAGATCGCTTGGAAAACACTGCACAGAGATCCCGCGCCCAGCGAGGACGCCCCGGGTGAGGATGGGACGAGCGGCGAACTTATCGAGGAGTCTCCCTCACTTGCCGCCAAGCGGCGTGCGCGGCTCATACGGAACGCCTGA
- a CDS encoding response regulator: protein MLSSPKTFNESFSGSEQESRPIQGRVLVAEDNPSNQLVATYMLEHIGYQADVVNNGIEAIEALKREKYDIILMDCQMPEMDGFEATRIIRESEVGSLHHISIIAMTAFALKGDRDKCLKIGMNDYISKPVTIDVLKSKIEAVLSKDKDDDADENASPQIPGEEPSIAPKVIAELLKLEADGAHNVIDELTAIFLTDSPLRLESIKNAINEGNADELKHSAHALKGSCTVIGAMKMKEICFELEKLGSTSSLHNLSDTLSRLETEFLLVQRELTEKTWKK from the coding sequence ATGCTCAGCTCGCCCAAGACATTCAATGAAAGTTTTTCTGGATCTGAGCAGGAAAGCCGTCCGATTCAGGGACGCGTACTCGTCGCCGAGGATAATCCTTCAAACCAACTGGTAGCGACATATATGCTTGAGCACATCGGCTATCAGGCCGACGTGGTGAACAATGGCATCGAGGCCATCGAGGCCCTGAAAAGGGAAAAATACGACATCATTTTGATGGATTGCCAGATGCCGGAAATGGACGGATTTGAGGCAACAAGAATTATCAGAGAATCAGAGGTTGGCAGCCTGCACCATATATCCATCATTGCCATGACCGCGTTCGCGCTCAAAGGAGATCGAGATAAGTGCCTGAAAATTGGAATGAACGACTACATTTCCAAACCAGTGACGATCGACGTATTGAAGTCGAAAATCGAGGCGGTACTATCGAAAGACAAAGACGACGACGCTGACGAGAACGCAAGCCCTCAAATTCCCGGCGAGGAGCCCTCAATTGCCCCCAAGGTAATCGCCGAGCTTCTCAAACTAGAGGCCGATGGCGCACATAATGTCATCGATGAATTAACAGCTATATTCCTCACAGACTCGCCCTTGCGCTTGGAGTCTATAAAGAACGCTATTAATGAGGGTAACGCCGATGAGCTTAAACACAGTGCCCACGCCCTGAAGGGAAGTTGTACCGTAATAGGCGCGATGAAGATGAAAGAAATTTGTTTTGAGCTTGAGAAGTTAGGCTCTACATCCTCTCTTCATAATCTGAGCGACACTCTTTCGCGTCTTGAAACCGAGTTCCTACTTGTACAGCGTGAACTAACCGAGAAAACCTGGAAAAAGTAA
- a CDS encoding glycosyltransferase family 4 protein: MRNKNRELVLFIVDRKDWALGTMASEMAESLADGCESAIVSEHEISTNPYRAWRLSRQAKVVHFLGQYIAMGYCWLGIGRRCLVTLAHIEDSHVGFIKRLIAMGFRRFVAMSEKTAQAARSVGIKVEHVWRPGVPTPTIATRPEFENGEPSQIPTAVIGFSGNMALVSQHRKGLDLLESIVTKVSRLAAIKLQLCGEGGTPLFEKLKSSGVSASLVTPENRKEVLDFFKTIDIYLCTSRLEGGPLPVIEAMAAGCAVISTPVGFVPEIIISGNNGILCEIDSSDDFESALMDLVQNPRKRIEMGKRASEDIKHNWSWGHDRDRIIAARDAVAQDPPISIGLPILRAFLSCLARKILAKR, from the coding sequence ATGCGTAATAAAAATCGAGAACTCGTCCTTTTCATCGTGGACCGCAAAGACTGGGCCCTCGGAACAATGGCGAGTGAAATGGCAGAGTCGCTCGCGGACGGTTGCGAGTCGGCCATTGTTTCCGAGCATGAAATTTCAACTAACCCCTATCGCGCCTGGCGTCTTTCCCGCCAAGCCAAGGTCGTACATTTTCTGGGCCAATATATCGCGATGGGATATTGCTGGTTGGGAATAGGGAGGCGCTGCCTCGTAACCTTGGCCCATATCGAAGACAGCCATGTGGGCTTCATTAAGCGGCTCATCGCCATGGGATTCCGAAGATTCGTCGCCATGTCGGAGAAGACCGCACAGGCCGCTCGCTCTGTCGGCATTAAAGTCGAGCACGTCTGGCGCCCTGGTGTTCCCACTCCCACGATAGCCACTCGTCCCGAATTCGAAAATGGAGAGCCATCACAAATCCCCACCGCCGTTATAGGATTCAGCGGCAACATGGCCCTCGTCAGCCAGCATCGCAAAGGCCTGGACCTCCTTGAATCCATTGTCACAAAAGTATCCCGCCTGGCGGCCATCAAACTTCAACTGTGCGGTGAAGGCGGCACCCCTTTATTTGAAAAACTAAAGAGCAGCGGCGTCTCCGCCAGCCTGGTCACTCCGGAAAACAGAAAAGAGGTTCTGGATTTTTTTAAGACAATTGATATTTACCTTTGCACATCTCGCTTAGAAGGTGGCCCCTTGCCCGTCATCGAAGCCATGGCCGCAGGATGTGCTGTCATTTCCACACCGGTTGGTTTTGTCCCCGAAATTATAATCTCTGGTAACAATGGAATTTTGTGCGAAATAGATTCAAGCGATGATTTCGAGTCCGCCTTGATGGACCTTGTTCAAAATCCCCGAAAGCGAATCGAAATGGGGAAGCGAGCAAGCGAGGATATCAAACACAATTGGTCTTGGGGGCATGACCGCGACAGAATTATTGCCGCCCGTGATGCCGTTGCGCAGGATCCGCCTATTTCCATTGGACTCCCCATCCTTAGAGCCTTTCTGTCCTGCCTCGCCAGAAAAATCCTCGCCAAACGATAA